In one window of Rhodospirillales bacterium RIFCSPLOWO2_02_FULL_58_16 DNA:
- a CDS encoding chorismate synthase — protein MSGNTFGHLFRVTSFGESHGPAIGCVIDGVPSMIELGEEDIQPYLDKRRPGQSEFTTQRQEPDRVEILSGVFEGLTTGAPIGLLIINEDARSRDYAEIKDKFRPGHADFTYQQKYGIRDYRGGGRSSARETAMRVAAGAVARKVLGPKVNIRGALVQMGTHRIDRQAWDWAETGNNPFWCPDKAMAGVWENYLGAIRKDGSSIGAVVEIVASGVPAGLGAPVFDRLDADIAKALMSIPAVKGVEIGAGFASAELTGPENADEMRMDGERPAFLSNNAGGILGGISSGQDIIARIAVKPTSSVLIPRKTVTALGEDTEIITKGRHDPCIGIRAAPVAEAMIALVLADHLLRHKAQCGK, from the coding sequence ATGTCCGGCAACACCTTCGGCCACTTGTTCCGCGTCACCTCCTTCGGCGAGAGTCACGGTCCCGCCATCGGCTGTGTTATCGACGGCGTTCCGTCCATGATCGAGCTTGGCGAAGAGGATATCCAGCCCTACCTGGACAAGCGTCGCCCCGGTCAATCCGAATTTACCACTCAACGCCAAGAGCCGGATCGGGTCGAAATCCTTTCCGGCGTCTTTGAGGGACTGACCACCGGCGCCCCCATAGGATTGCTGATCATCAACGAGGATGCGCGCTCCAGGGACTATGCCGAGATCAAGGACAAGTTCCGTCCCGGCCATGCCGACTTTACCTATCAGCAAAAATACGGCATCCGCGACTATCGCGGCGGAGGCCGCTCCAGCGCCCGGGAAACGGCGATGCGGGTCGCCGCCGGCGCCGTCGCCCGCAAAGTGCTTGGGCCTAAGGTGAATATTCGCGGCGCTTTGGTGCAAATGGGAACGCACCGTATCGACCGTCAGGCCTGGGATTGGGCCGAGACCGGAAATAATCCATTTTGGTGCCCCGACAAGGCGATGGCGGGAGTTTGGGAAAATTACCTGGGCGCCATTCGTAAGGACGGCTCTTCCATCGGCGCCGTGGTTGAAATTGTGGCCTCGGGCGTTCCGGCGGGCCTCGGCGCTCCGGTCTTTGACCGGCTGGACGCCGATATCGCCAAGGCCCTGATGAGCATCCCCGCCGTCAAAGGCGTCGAGATCGGCGCCGGATTCGCTTCCGCCGAACTCACCGGCCCCGAGAACGCCGACGAAATGCGCATGGACGGCGAACGCCCGGCATTCCTTTCCAATAACGCCGGCGGCATTCTGGGCGGCATTTCCAGCGGTCAGGACATAATCGCCCGGATCGCCGTCAAGCCGACCAGTTCCGTCTTGATCCCCCGCAAGACCGTTACCGCCCTCGGCGAAGACACCGAGATCATCACCAAGGGCCGCCATGATCCCTGTATCGGCATCCGCGCCGCGCCGGTGGCCGAGGCCATGATCGCCCTGGTCCTGGCCGATCACCTGCTGCGCCACAAGGCCCAATGCGGGAAGTGA
- a CDS encoding ADP-heptose--LPS heptosyltransferase: MRRRWWMFRAPDLIARFWPVFKPRRGLLVVRMDGIGDMVLFRGALDHYSEVFGIAREDITVLGCASWAVIADVIFAGYRVYTIDEHAYARRPLYRFKVSLWVRNLAPAVTVCDSFLRRAMMADSLTWVSGAPRTVVSLPYINEPTRPEFLYYLSQVDDIITTGDYPTHEVIRHFRFVSAVAGSEITPTPPKIAWRSDAPPIEDGAPYVVLNPGSNEPGRRWPLACYLNIARRLLKEGYRVVFVGAQEEKTGEERMSEIGREAGVIDLIGLTGLPVLLDIINHAAGMISNDTGPAHLGIALGTPTLVIVGGGHFGSFVPYPESVTPANARFVFHEMECYHCFWRCHKRPTKFDVFPCISAIGEDRVWDEIEGLLKSGGAA; encoded by the coding sequence ATGCGGCGGCGCTGGTGGATGTTTCGGGCGCCGGATTTGATTGCCCGCTTCTGGCCGGTGTTCAAGCCCCGTCGCGGTCTGCTGGTGGTGCGCATGGACGGCATCGGCGATATGGTGCTGTTTCGCGGCGCTCTGGATCATTATTCCGAGGTTTTCGGCATCGCGCGCGAAGATATTACGGTGCTCGGCTGCGCCAGTTGGGCCGTCATCGCCGATGTGATTTTCGCCGGCTACCGCGTTTACACTATCGACGAACACGCCTATGCGCGTCGTCCGCTTTATCGGTTCAAGGTTTCGCTTTGGGTGCGCAACCTGGCGCCTGCGGTCACCGTCTGTGATTCATTTCTGCGGCGGGCGATGATGGCCGACAGCCTGACCTGGGTTTCAGGAGCGCCGAGGACCGTCGTTTCCCTGCCCTATATCAATGAGCCGACGCGGCCTGAGTTCTTGTACTATCTGAGTCAGGTTGACGATATTATCACGACCGGCGACTACCCCACCCACGAGGTGATCCGCCATTTTCGCTTTGTCTCGGCCGTCGCCGGTTCGGAAATCACGCCGACGCCGCCGAAAATTGCCTGGCGCAGCGATGCGCCGCCGATTGAGGACGGAGCGCCCTATGTGGTTCTCAATCCCGGCAGCAACGAGCCGGGCCGCCGCTGGCCTTTGGCCTGTTATCTGAACATCGCCCGCCGGCTGCTCAAGGAAGGCTATCGCGTGGTTTTCGTCGGCGCCCAGGAAGAAAAAACCGGCGAGGAGCGGATGAGCGAAATCGGCAGGGAAGCCGGCGTTATCGACCTCATCGGATTGACCGGCCTGCCTGTTTTACTGGATATCATCAACCATGCGGCGGGCATGATCAGCAATGATACCGGGCCGGCCCACCTCGGCATCGCCCTCGGGACGCCGACCCTGGTCATCGTCGGCGGCGGACATTTCGGCAGCTTTGTTCCCTATCCTGAAAGCGTAACCCCCGCCAATGCCCGTTTCGTCTTCCATGAGATGGAGTGCTATCACTGTTTCTGGCGATGTCACAAACGACCGACCAAGTTCGATGTTTTCCCCTGCATCAGCGCCATCGGCGAGGACCGGGTGTGGGATGAAATAGAAGGGCTGCTGAAAAGCGGCGGGGCGGCCTGA
- a CDS encoding MFS transporter permease — MKSWHDAARVYFDRRVVVIFFLGFSSGLPLLLVFSTMSVWLKVEGVSLTAIGLFSLVRTPYALKFLWAPLIDRLPLPVLSKMLGRRRGWALVTQAALMAAIFAMSMTGPGVNPAATALFALLVAFCSASQDIVIDAYRVESLDEDQQGAGAGTIVLGYRVGMLSAGAGALWLASVLTWPQVYMVMAALGAVGMITVLCAGEPRPDVSLTLADNEEKRIADHLAAGLPLWSARGLAWLYEAVIAPFNDFMRRPGWVAILLFIMLYKLGEAYQGVMANPFYVEMGFSMTEIAAVSKVFGLGATLVGALIGGIAVSRYGIMPSLMICGILQIAGILMFCVQAVVGHDVLMLMATITAENVTAGMATTAFVAYLSSLCTKAYTATQYALLSSLMAFARDMLSSSSGWAAETMGWFGFFIFSAALAVPGLLVLWWLGRRRPTAQAHFVKGL, encoded by the coding sequence ATGAAAAGCTGGCATGACGCCGCCAGGGTCTATTTTGATCGCCGGGTTGTCGTCATTTTTTTCCTTGGGTTCTCCAGCGGCCTGCCCCTGTTGCTGGTTTTTTCCACCATGTCGGTGTGGCTCAAGGTGGAGGGCGTGTCGCTGACCGCCATCGGGCTGTTTTCCCTGGTCCGCACCCCCTACGCCCTCAAGTTCCTGTGGGCGCCGTTGATCGACCGCTTGCCGTTGCCGGTGTTGAGTAAGATGCTGGGACGTCGGCGCGGATGGGCGCTGGTTACCCAGGCGGCGCTGATGGCGGCGATCTTCGCCATGTCCATGACCGGCCCCGGCGTCAATCCTGCGGCCACCGCCTTGTTCGCCCTTTTGGTGGCGTTTTGCTCGGCCAGTCAGGACATTGTAATCGACGCCTATCGGGTGGAATCCCTGGACGAAGACCAACAAGGCGCGGGCGCCGGGACCATCGTTCTCGGTTACCGGGTCGGCATGTTGAGCGCCGGGGCCGGGGCCTTGTGGCTGGCCTCGGTTTTGACGTGGCCCCAGGTTTATATGGTCATGGCGGCGCTGGGCGCAGTCGGCATGATCACCGTTCTATGCGCCGGGGAGCCTCGGCCGGATGTTTCCCTGACTTTGGCCGATAACGAGGAAAAGCGCATCGCCGACCATCTGGCCGCCGGGCTTCCCCTGTGGTCGGCGCGGGGGCTGGCCTGGCTTTACGAAGCCGTTATCGCGCCGTTCAACGATTTTATGCGGCGTCCCGGCTGGGTCGCCATTCTTTTGTTCATCATGCTTTACAAGCTGGGCGAGGCCTACCAAGGGGTGATGGCCAATCCCTTCTATGTGGAGATGGGATTTTCGATGACCGAAATCGCCGCCGTCAGCAAAGTTTTCGGCCTGGGGGCCACGCTGGTCGGCGCCCTGATCGGCGGCATCGCGGTCAGCCGCTACGGCATTATGCCAAGCCTGATGATATGTGGAATTCTACAGATCGCCGGCATCCTGATGTTTTGCGTTCAGGCCGTGGTCGGCCACGACGTTTTGATGCTGATGGCGACCATTACCGCTGAAAACGTCACCGCCGGCATGGCCACCACCGCCTTTGTCGCCTATTTGTCCTCGCTGTGCACCAAGGCCTACACCGCCACCCAGTATGCCTTGTTGAGTTCCCTGATGGCCTTCGCCCGCGACATGCTGTCGTCGTCGTCGGGATGGGCGGCGGAGACGATGGGCTGGTTCGGCTTTTTCATTTTCAGCGCCGCCCTCGCCGTTCCGGGACTGCTGGTGCTGTGGTGGCTGGGACGGCGGCGACCGACCGCTCAAGCTCACTTCGTTAAGGGGTTGTGA
- a CDS encoding enoyl-[acyl-carrier-protein] reductase codes for MTAPMPLLAGKRGLIMGVANDRSIAWGIARAASAQGAELAFTYQGEALQKRVTPLAESIRSNLLLPCDVTDAASMDAVFAVIAKRWGKLDFVVHAVAYSDKEELKGQYIDTSLDNFTRTMNISCYSFTALCRLAAPLMTNGGSLLTLSYLGAERVTPHYNVMGVAKAALEASVRYLAEDLGSRNIRVNAISAGPMKTLASSGIGDFRYILKWNEYNSPLRRNVTLEDIGGAGLYLLSDMSSGVTGEIHHVDCGYHVVGMKAVDAPDISTV; via the coding sequence ATGACGGCCCCTATGCCGCTCCTGGCCGGAAAGCGAGGCCTGATCATGGGCGTCGCCAACGACCGTTCGATCGCCTGGGGCATCGCCCGTGCGGCCAGCGCCCAAGGCGCCGAACTGGCGTTCACCTACCAGGGCGAGGCCTTGCAGAAGCGCGTGACGCCGTTGGCCGAATCGATCCGGTCCAATTTGCTGCTTCCTTGCGACGTTACCGATGCGGCAAGCATGGACGCGGTCTTCGCCGTTATCGCCAAACGCTGGGGAAAGCTGGATTTCGTGGTCCATGCCGTCGCTTATTCGGACAAAGAGGAACTGAAGGGCCAATACATCGACACCTCGCTTGATAATTTCACCCGGACCATGAATATCTCGTGCTACTCCTTCACCGCCCTGTGCCGGCTTGCGGCGCCGCTTATGACCAATGGCGGCAGCTTGTTGACCCTCAGCTATCTCGGCGCCGAAAGGGTTACGCCCCATTATAACGTCATGGGGGTCGCCAAGGCGGCGCTCGAAGCCAGCGTCCGTTATCTGGCTGAGGATTTGGGATCGCGCAACATCCGCGTCAACGCCATTTCCGCCGGTCCGATGAAGACCCTGGCGTCGTCGGGTATCGGCGATTTCCGCTATATCCTCAAGTGGAACGAATACAATTCACCGCTCAGGCGCAATGTCACCCTTGAAGACATCGGCGGCGCCGGCCTATATCTTTTGAGCGACATGTCCAGCGGCGTAACCGGCGAGATACATCACGTTGATTGCGGTTACCATGTGGTCGGCATGAAGGCGGTGGACGCGCCTGACATTTCAACCGTATAG
- a CDS encoding potassium transporter TrkA produces MHEITQAAAATDFQMWAVFAVILGALALYISERLPMEVSSFGVICALLLFFSVFPVADGKGGNLLGPADLLEGVANPALIAMLSLLVMGQGMVRTGVMDRSARLLMRICGHHAGVSITVSLIMVFAISAFINDTPVVIMFIPIMQALATRLGFSASRIMLPLSYVALLGGMTTLVGTSTNLLVNSALIQMSVRPFGFFDFTIPSLAVGGAGLLFILLFASRLLPDRTSLVNTMFEGGGKQFIAQIIITEGSQLVGKEAAGGHFASLPDMTVRMVQRGEEGILPPFENYQAQAGDVLVVAATRKVLTMALSHDPGLLDPDIDDDRIPDGERSQRNSQRMLAEVMVAPASRFIGQTLPQIGFHYKTQCIVLGIQRRSRMIRSRLADIQLRAGDMLLVQGQPKNISALKRQGDVVLIEWSTEELPTLDHAKRASLIFLITILLSASELLPVVAATLTGATAMVALGVLNVRQAARAIDPMLVSMILASMAMGAALHGTGGAAYLANAFVKAFEGFGPTVILSLFFLMVVGFTNVLANNAVAVLLTPIAVNLAQAMSLPHEPFAVAVIIGASCSFSPIGYQTNLLVMAPGHYKFTDYARVGIPLAIVMWTVFTMFVPWYYGL; encoded by the coding sequence ATGCATGAGATAACACAAGCGGCGGCGGCTACTGATTTTCAGATGTGGGCGGTGTTTGCCGTCATTCTGGGGGCGCTGGCGCTTTATATAAGCGAGCGGCTGCCTATGGAGGTGTCGTCTTTCGGCGTTATCTGCGCATTGCTGCTGTTTTTCTCCGTGTTTCCTGTGGCCGACGGGAAGGGCGGCAACCTGCTTGGCCCCGCCGATCTTCTTGAGGGGGTCGCCAATCCGGCGCTGATTGCGATGCTGTCGCTGCTGGTGATGGGTCAGGGCATGGTCCGCACCGGCGTGATGGATCGCAGCGCCCGGCTGTTGATGCGTATCTGCGGTCACCATGCGGGAGTGTCCATAACCGTTTCCCTGATCATGGTGTTCGCGATCAGCGCCTTCATCAATGATACTCCTGTCGTTATCATGTTTATTCCCATTATGCAGGCGCTGGCGACGCGCCTGGGCTTCTCGGCGAGCAGGATAATGCTCCCCCTCAGCTATGTCGCCCTGCTGGGCGGCATGACGACGCTGGTCGGCACCAGCACCAACTTGTTGGTCAACAGTGCGCTGATCCAGATGTCGGTTCGGCCCTTCGGCTTCTTTGATTTTACGATTCCCAGTCTGGCGGTGGGCGGGGCCGGGCTGCTCTTTATTTTGCTGTTCGCGTCGCGTCTGCTGCCGGATAGAACCTCGCTGGTCAATACCATGTTCGAAGGCGGCGGCAAGCAGTTCATCGCCCAGATCATCATCACCGAGGGTTCGCAACTGGTGGGCAAGGAGGCGGCCGGCGGCCACTTCGCCAGTTTGCCCGACATGACGGTGCGCATGGTTCAGCGGGGCGAAGAAGGCATCCTTCCTCCCTTCGAAAACTATCAGGCCCAAGCCGGCGACGTGCTGGTGGTGGCGGCCACCCGCAAGGTGCTGACCATGGCGTTGTCCCATGATCCGGGCCTGCTGGACCCGGATATTGACGATGATCGTATCCCCGATGGCGAGCGTTCGCAGCGAAACAGCCAGCGGATGCTGGCCGAGGTGATGGTGGCTCCGGCCTCGCGGTTTATCGGCCAGACCCTTCCCCAGATCGGATTTCACTACAAGACGCAATGCATCGTACTCGGCATCCAGCGCCGCTCGCGGATGATTCGCTCTCGCCTCGCCGATATCCAGCTACGGGCGGGGGACATGCTGTTGGTTCAGGGCCAGCCCAAGAACATCAGCGCCCTGAAAAGGCAAGGCGACGTAGTGCTGATCGAATGGTCAACGGAGGAACTGCCGACGCTGGACCACGCCAAGCGGGCCAGCCTGATTTTTTTGATAACCATCTTGTTGTCCGCTTCGGAGCTGCTTCCGGTGGTGGCGGCGACATTGACGGGGGCCACCGCCATGGTGGCTTTAGGCGTCCTCAATGTCCGCCAGGCGGCCCGCGCCATTGATCCGATGCTCGTTTCCATGATCCTGGCCTCCATGGCTATGGGCGCCGCTCTGCACGGGACCGGAGGGGCGGCCTATCTGGCCAATGCCTTTGTGAAGGCCTTTGAAGGCTTCGGGCCGACCGTAATCCTGTCGCTTTTTTTCCTGATGGTGGTGGGGTTCACCAACGTGCTCGCCAATAACGCCGTCGCCGTCCTGCTTACGCCCATTGCCGTTAATCTGGCCCAGGCGATGAGTCTCCCCCATGAACCGTTCGCCGTCGCCGTGATTATCGGCGCCAGTTGCTCCTTCTCGCCGATAGGGTATCAGACCAATTTGCTGGTGATGGCCCCCGGTCATTACAAGTTCACTGACTATGCCCGCGTCGGCATCCCCCTGGCCATCGTAATGTGGACCGTCTTCACCATGTTTGTCCCATGGTACTACGGGCTTTAG